The following DNA comes from Brassica oleracea var. oleracea cultivar TO1000 chromosome C5, BOL, whole genome shotgun sequence.
GATGTCTCTGCCAAATTGAGTCTTCACAAAGTTTGTAAAGTGCAGAAATTTAGAAAACGTTTCATGTTTATATCGCAAGGGATAAACCCAGAGATAGTGAGAGTATGAATCAAGGAATAAGACGTAATATTTGATCCCACTTAGGCTCTGGATTGGCGACGTCCATAGGTCGGAATGTACGATGTCGAATGGTTGGTTGACAATCGTATTTGATGACGAGAAAGGAAGCTTTGTATGTTTACCAAATTGACAACCTGAACACAAGTGAGGCAAAGCTCTTTTATTGTAAATAATAGCATAATTAGAAGATAAAAAATTCAAAGTTTGATCACTGGGATGCGCCAAACGGCGGTGCCAAACATCTGATGAACTAGAAAGAAAAACTTGCGGCTGAGATGTCACTTTATTGGAAGTGGGCGAAAGCAGATATAGGTCTCCTGTGCTATCACTGCGGAGAAGAGTCCTCCGTGTTTGAAGATCCTTCACAGAAAAACCCATTGGATCAAATTCAACCGAACATGAATTATCTTTAGTAAAACGACGAACGGAGATCAAATTTTTGATAATGGAAGGAGTAATCAAAACCGAATGCAAAGACAAAGGACGAGATTGAGTTTGAAAAGTGCATGCGCCTGATGAGCTAATCGGAACTTTACCTCCATTTGCCACTGTAATTGTTTTTCCGGTGCTAGTATTAATAACAGACTTAAGATTACCTGCCGTGTTTGATAGGTGTGCGGTGGCGCCGGAGTCCATGTACCATTGGGAGTCTGTTGGATCAATGAGGGTCATTGTGTTGAATGCTGAGGCAAAATCCATCGTTGGTTGTGGTTGATTACTATTGTTGTTGTGCGTTCCTTGCACCAGCATTTGTTGTTGAGGGCGTGATCCAAGGAGACCCGGTTGTGGATGTGGGGACAGAGGCATTTGCTTCCAAGGATTGAACTGTTGTTGTGGCCACATTGGATACCCCTGTTGCCAGAACGGATTGTTCCAGTTGTTAAACTGAGGGCGTGGCTGGAAGTTGTTGTTGCGTCCTCTTCCTCGACGTCCATTGCCTCTGTTTCCTCTGTTTTGAAACTGGTGCGGTTGATTGCTTTGCTGTGTCGCCTTCTATTCTGTTGTAGAGACAGCAGCGAGAACCTTAGGTGAGGAGGAAGATTCGTCTTTGTGGGAGGGGACCTTCTTAGGTTTCCCAAGTCGTTCTTCTTCTAGGATCAGCATTGATCGGGCCTGCTCAAGCGTTGGGAATGGTTGTCGATGCTTGATAACATTAATTATGTTATCATACTTCTCGTTTAGGCCGTTGGGGAGGTAAGTGACCAGTGTCCTCTCTGAGACCGGTGCATCAACGTTTGCCATTAGATCAGCAATTGACTTTAGTTCCTGGCAGTACGCATGAATGGAGAGATCGCCTATTTCTTGAGTGCGTAGCTTGTGATCCAATTGAACCGCTCGTGCTTCTTTGTTGTCGTGGAAGAAGTTTTCGAGTCTGAGCCAGACTTCACGTGATGTTCCTCCAGTCTTGACGGTACTTTTGAACAAGTCCTTGGCGAGGGTGCCGTAGATCCATAGCTTAACCAAGCCATCACGCTTCTTCCAAGCGGCGTCATCATCGTTGGCGGGCAAGAGGGTTCCATCAAGGTGTCCGGAGACATCGAAGCTTTGCCAGTGGGTGAGAAACAGCTCGCGCCAAGCATCATAATCGGCTTCATCAGCATCGAGGAGGAAGGGAACGCGAGTTTTGATGTTGGTGATGCCGAACGCTCGTTCTAGAGGAGGAGGGGCAGCCGCCATTGATGTATGGAGAAGGAGAAAGAGAAAGAAATAGAGAAGAGTTTGTGGTGGAAGGTTCAGGATATTGAACCCTCTGATACCATGTAAGACAGTAAGTTTCCCTTGAAGGTTTACGTATATTCATGTGTCAATATATAGTACAAGAGGTTGAGTGATATAAGGGATCGACTCATAACTATACAGAATATACTGAGGAATAATATCTTAACAATACTATTGATATCTATCCTCTAATATGTAACTCACAACTTTTCGGATTACTAAAAGAGAAGACAAATCGACGCGATTGCAAGGCAACAAAGAGATTCTTCATGACGATTTGAGTCAAGATTCTTCATGACGATTTGAGTCAGACAATCTCTAGAAACACCATTAAAGGTGACAGAAAACGCAGACGATCGTGGCGAAGTTCGAAGAAAAGAGGAAACCATAATTTCAGCTTACGCATACTAAAGGGGATATGCTATTGGGCTTTCGAATTATTCAAGCCCATAAAATACTTAGTGTGCCAGAAACCAAAATGCAGCACATGATTAAAAGGGCACGTGTCGGACTGTCATACTCCTATTTGATGATGTGTCTTAATAAGAAGAGAGTGAATCTCTTCTTTATATATAAAGATAACTGGTTCGTTATCTCTTGATATTCTTTTGTCTGGTTTTTAAAGGAGGTTGATGATTTGATTGTTAAATCAAAGACTAGCTGGCTTTCTGCTGAGGAGATTTGCAAATACTCAAACAAGCTGAGAGTAACAACTTGACCAGTCTATGGATGCAGCTCCTAAGGCTCCACTGGATTGTTCATTTACAAAGTTAAGCAGTTTTACGATCCTTGGTAAGTAACTTGATCAACATTTAAATATGAGAGAATTTAAAGTATTAATGTGTAAAGTATTAATATATTAATATAGTTTGATTGCTTGTTTGTTTAGGATGCGAAATAACGTGGGTGGAAGTAAGAGGAAGAAAGGTGGAGATAACAGGCTGGGAAATGAGAAGACACTTTTTGGAAATGAATGATGTAGTGTAAATGTGATGGAGTCCATTGGATCACAAAAAGTAAGCGAACTTTCAATTTTGATATTAAATTATCTTTTTCTAAGTTAAGCTAACTTTGTTTTTGCTTTTTGTATGTTGATTCAGCTTTGGTGATGAGCTGGCTGTGGTGCACTAGTAGTGCATTATCGTAGGCTCACTTGAATCAGCTGTGGCTTCTATGTCATACCAAACTTGCTTATCTTGTCTATATTCAAAAATTTGAAGGCTTTTATGTCTTACCAAACTTTCATATCTTGTGGATATTCAGAAACTTGTATATCTTTTCTAGTACTTGGATTGACTAACGATAATCCTCTATTTATCTATTTCTTTTTCTTTTTCTTTCCTGGGGTTAGGATTTGATCTCAGAATAATCAGATTATTAAGATGGGAAGAAAGAAAATGGGTTTTTCTTTGTGGATTTGGTGATAAGCTTACTCAAAATGTTCGTTCGTGAGAAATTACAACAGAGAAGATGAAAGAATAATGGGGAAGTTGATTGATAAATATTTGAGAGAGTTATCTCAAGGCGAGAATCTTAAAGTATCAAAGGTTCTTCAAGTTGCAGAGAATTTACCAGATTTATCTAGAGATTGGTTTGACAAGAGAGTTTATCTTTTCTATTCGAACTTTTTGTAAGTAGTATTTTTGGATCGAACCGAACTAAATGATTGTGAAGAGATTTTTGTCGTTTCAGAAGTTTAGAACTTAAATCATAGTTGTTAGATGTGATTGATGTAGGAGTTCATGGGGCGTAATCTCCTTGCAATGAATGTCATGTGGAAGTACACAGAACAGGAAAGATAATCCTTTGTTGTGATTTCAGCTTAACTGGTTTCACTATACTTGTAAGCTAATTCACCATATTATCTCTCTTTGTTCTTCATTGCCTAGAAATCTTTTACTCTAACCGAATAAGAATATATAATAAGACTTGATGTAGCCAACATGTTGAAATGTTGGGGAGCAGTCTCACATATCCGTAACAGCCTAGCAAAATCGAAGGAGCGACCACGGATAGAGAAGGTGAGGATAGTTTAATCACTTGAGTCGACAGGAGAGACCACTCTGAATCATTTCATTTTACTTACGAAACAGCAGGTCTCAGCTGATTTCATCTCTTCATGCAGGCTGTGAGCATTTTCATAGACATGGATTCAACAGGGGGAGCAAACGAATGGATTTACAAGTAGTAACCCGGCCGGTTTACAAGCAAAAAGGTCTGGTATCGAAATTGTATGGCATCAATTCATTCTCAAAGCTTTTTTTTGGTGATAGTGATTTGCAGAAACAGAGGTTTGTGATGTTGAACAGCTTAGTAGTCACAAATCTGTACGTGAACTCTCTTTGTAAAAATGTCACCATGTATTGAAATTGAATCCTCTATGTGAATCTTCCCATCTTCTTTGTCATTTGTAAGATTTTCTCATTTATTTTTGGCATTTATGTTACCTTGGGACCATTTGTAATACCCCCGAACCAGAATAAGTAAAATTTAATTAGTTTGCCATGCACCAATCAAACAAGAACATGCATGACGAACTAAAGAACTCTAACCAGATGGAAGATACTACTACCACGTGCCCAAACATTTGACCCGAGGTTCCCGGATCAGATCCGAAATCCAAAGTTCATATGTCCAAGAACGGGGTTCCTAGCGATTCCAAGTTAAGGCTTTGCAACCCGAGTTTGAAACCGTTAGTTCGTCCCAGACTAGGACTAGTATCATATGGAATCCAAGCATTTCACAAACCTTTTCTTATTCATATATCCTTTAAGTTCAACCACATCAAAAATTTATACATGCTCGGCCGATATTCAAAATCATATCTTACATATTACAAAACGTACATGTTTGTAAAAAGTAGCAAATCTACACCAACAGCTTTGTGCTCCTCCGATCTCAAATGGAACCTACTGAAGGTTACCTGCAA
Coding sequences within:
- the LOC106345084 gene encoding uncharacterized protein LOC106345084, whose amino-acid sequence is MAAAPPPLERAFGITNIKTRVPFLLDADEADYDAWRELFLTHWQSFDVSGHLDGTLLPANDDDAAWKKRDGLVKLWIYGTLAKDLFKSTVKTGGTSREVWLRLENFFHDNKEARAVQLDHKLRTQEIGDLSIHAYCQELKSIADLMANVDAPVSERTLVTYLPNGLNEKYDNIINVIKHRQPFPTLEQARSMLILEEERLGKPKKVPSHKDESSSSPKGYPMWPQQQFNPWKQMPLSPHPQPGLLGSRPQQQMLVQGTHNNNSNQPQPTMDFASAFNTMTLIDPTDSQWYMDSGATAHLSNTAGSSNTEDSSPQ